A single region of the Oreochromis niloticus isolate F11D_XX linkage group LG19, O_niloticus_UMD_NMBU, whole genome shotgun sequence genome encodes:
- the vti1b gene encoding vesicle transport through interaction with t-SNAREs homolog 1B: MSSEEFEKLHEMYRSLYEELKLMPDKAQKSHGEERKRLVRTFDERHGEAEEVLQGMEEELRVAPLSYRNSMSTKLRMYRRDLGKLQRDMKNSAPGFGSSYNTVQGNHGIYSSQNQHSTHLQSQRALLLQGTDALNNASQSIERSQRIAAETEQIGTDIIEELGEQREQLDRTRNRLANTGENLSRSRKILRAMSRRLVTNKLLLGIIILMELAILGAVIYLKFFRK, translated from the exons ATGTCGTCGGAGGAATTCGAGAAGTTGCACGAAATGTACCGATCGTTGTACGAGGAGCTGAAGCTGATGCCAGACAAGGCTCAGAAATCTCACGGAG aggagaggaagaggctGGTGAGGACCTTTGATGAGAGACATGGGGAGGCTGAAGAAGTG TTACAAGGAATGGAAGAGGAGCTGCGCGTTGCCCCTCTGTCCTATCGAAATTCAATGAGCACAAAACTGCGTATGTACCGGCGAGACCTCGGCAAGCTTCAGAGGGACATGAAAAACTCAGCACCTGGCTTTGGCTCCTCGTACAACACAGTGCAAGGAAATCATGGCATCTACTCTTCACAAAATCAGCACAGT ACGCACCTGCAGTCCCAGAGAGCGTTGCTTCTTCAGGGTACGGATGCTCTAAATAACGCCAGCCAGAGTATTGAACGCAGCCAGCGCATCGCTGCTGAGACAGAGCAAATTGGCACAGATATCATCGAGGAGTTGGGAGAACAGAGGGAACAGCTGGATCGAACCAGAAACAGA ctTGCGAATACTGGAGAGAATCTGAGTCGTAGTAGAAAAATTCTTCGTGCAATGTCGAGGCG GCTGGTGACAAACAAGTTGCTACTGGGCATCATCATTTTAATGGAACTGGCCATTCTGGGTGCTGTGATTTACCTGAAGTTCTTCCGAAAATGA
- the arg2 gene encoding arginase-2, mitochondrial produces MALRGALSRLFHSSRHFNHTCQQSRAQSVAVLGAPFSKGQKKRGVEHGPKVIRDAGLMERLSNFDFSVHDFGDLNFQHLEEDEPYMDVKFPRTVGAANKKLSGAVRNAVSAGHTLLMLGGDHSLAIGSVSGHAQHCPDLCLIWVDAHADINTPMTSPSGNLHGQPVAFMLKELQDKMPDIPGFSWTKPFLSSRDLVYIGLRDVDPGEYQFLKSLGIQYFTMRDIDRLGIQRVMEVTFDHLLARKQRPIHLSFDIDAFDPSLAPATGTPVNGGLTYREGIYIAEEIHNTGLLSVMDLVEVNPDLGASPEAVEATATLAVDVIASSLGQTREGAHTSMDEIPPGKNDTELRL; encoded by the exons ATGGCTTTGAGAGGAGCGCTTTCCCGTCTTTTCCACTCTTCCCGTCATTTCAACCATACTTGTCAGCAAAGCAGAGCTCAATCGGTGGCCGTGCTTGGCGCTCCGTTTTCAAAAGGACAA AAGAAGAGAGGTGTGGAGCATGGCCCTAAAGTCATCAGGGATGCGGGGCTCATGGAGAGGCTTTCAAATTTTG aCTTTTCTGTCCATGACTTTGGGGATCTCAACTTCCAACACCTGGAGGAGGATGAGCCCTACATGGATGTAAAGTTCCCTCGGACTGTGGGTGCAGCAAATAAAAAGCTGTCTGGAGCAGTGAGGAATGCTGTCAGTGCTGGCCACACTCTTCTTATGCTGGGAGGTGATCACAG TCTTGCTATTGGATCAGTGAGCGGCCATGCCCAGCATTGTCCTGACCTGTGCCTTATCTGGGTTGATGCTCATGCAGATATCAATACACCCATGACATCCCCTTCAGGAAACCTCCATGGCCAACCTGTGGCATTCATGCTCAAAGAGCTGCAAGACAAG ATGCCAGATATCCCTGGGTTCTCCTGGACTAAGCCGTTTCTCAGCTCAAGAGACCTGGTGTACATTGGACTGCGGGATGTTGACCCTGGGGAGTA CCAATTCCTCAAGAGCCTCGGTATCCAGTATTTCACCATGAGAGATATCGACAGGCTGGGCATCCAAAGGGTCATGGAAGTCACTTTTGACCATCTTCTGGCAAG AAAACAACGACCAATACACTTGAGCTTTGACATCGATGCATTCGACCCGTCTCTGGCTCCCGCCACAGGAACACCAGTAAATGGAGGTCTGACCTACAGAGAGGGAATCTACATCGCAGAGGAAATTCATAACACAG GTCTGCTGTCAGTCATGGACCTGGTAGAAGTAAATCCTGACCTTGGGGCAAGTCCTGAAGCTGTGGAGGCTACTGCGACGTTAGCAGTTGATGTCATTGCATCATCATTGGGACAAACGAGAGAAGGCGCTCACACATCCATGGACGAAATCCCCCCTGGGAAAAACGACACAGAGCTTCGCCTCTAA